GCCATGATCCAGGTGTGGGCGTCACGGACCGCCTCCTTGGCCGCTCCGGTGTCGTTCTTCACCGGCGCGAGGTTGTCCATCCACAGCGCCGCGCACACCGCGGCCAGCACGATCAGCGGGATGTACAGGCCCAGCACGACGCGCGGATGGGTCGCCCCGGCCGTCCCGATCACCAGCAGGCCCACGAGCTGCACCACCGGCACGCCGATGTTGCCGCCGCCCGCGTTGAGCCCGAGGGCCCAGCCCTTCTTGCGGAGCGGGAAGAAGGAGTTGATGTTCGTCATCGACGAGGCGAAGTTGCCTCCGCCGACGCCGGTGAGCGCCGCGACCACCAGGAAGGTGGTGTACGAGGTGCCGGGCTCCATCACCGCGTACGCCGCGCCGGTCGGCAGCAGGAGCATCAGTGCGCTGAAGATGGTCCAGTTGCGGCCGCCGAAGCGGGCGACTGCGAAGGTGTACGGCACCCTGATCACCGCGCCGACCAGCGTCGCCGTGGCGATCAGGAAGAACTTGCCGGCCGGGTCGATGCCGTACTGCGGCCCCATGAAGAGCACCATCACGGACCACAGGGTCCAGATGGAGAATCCAATATGTTCACTCAGCACGGAGAAGGCGAGATTACGCCGGGCGATCTTCTCCCCCGTCGCTCGCCAGAAGGTCTCGTCCTCCGGGTCCCACTGTTCGATCCATCGGCCAGCCATCACGTGCCTCCACGGTCCTCGGGTCGTGGAAGCGACGGTATGGACGGCGCGTTTCCGTCCAGGTGGCGTGAGGTGACCGGTACGCAACCTTGCTCTCACCCGGCGGTCAGCGCCGGTGTGAGCCGTCCTTCGCCTTACGAGCGCCCGTCGGCCACAGTCGCGGCCTCCGTTTCGCCGCCAGATCCTCGATCCAGCCCACTGCCACGATTATCAGCCCGATGAGCGGCCAGACCACCACAAACATCAGGGGTGTGTAAACCGCTTCCAGTGCCCCGCCCAGGTGCGCGTCGACGAACGGGATGTCCCACAACAGGTCGAGCAGTGGGATCGTCGCCATGATCAGGGTGTTGTGCCAGAGGTAGATCGTCACCGCGCGGTTGTTGGACAGTGTGACGTACTTGTCGAACCGGGCGAGCCCGCCGGGAAGCTGCTGCCAGGACGGGGAGTACTGCAGCAGGATCACCACGAAGCCGAGCGACCAGGTGGCCTGGGCCAGCGGGATGTCGTTCAGGTCCCAGCCGTCCACGGTCTGGTGGCCCGAGGCCCACCACAGGCCGAAGGCCATCACCAGTGCGGAACTGGACAGCGCGAGATGGCGCGGGATCTGCTGCAGCAGGCCCTCGTGGTGGGCGAAACCGAGGATCCAGCAGGCACCGAAGGTCGCGAAGTCGACGATGGCGTAGCCCGTCTCCCCGGGGATCTTCACCAGGTCGGTGCCCACGACGGCGCACAGAGCGACCGGGGCGAGCAGCGTCGCCCACGGCGCCTTGCGGAAGGCCCACAGCAGCAGCGGCGACGCGATCACGAACCACAGGTAGGTGCGCAGATACCAGAGCGGTTCGCCGGCCTGCACCGCCCAGGTGGTCTCCAGCAGGCCGGACTTGTCGCCGAGGGACCAGGGGAACGGCGGGGCGCCGACCGGGAAGAGGTAGTTGAGCAGGTCGGCCCACCACCACAGGCCGTCCTTCTTGTCGGGCTTCCAGCCACCCAGGAACATCAGCGGCACAAGGAACGCCGAGAACGCCCACAGCGGCGGCAGCAGCCTGCGGATACGGCCGCGGATCACCCCGAGCGCGGGCCGTGACAGCGAGCGCGCCATCAGTGAGCCCGCGAGCGCGAACATCACGCCCATGGACGGGAAGAGAATCGTCAGCCAGGCCCAGCCGAAGATGTGGTAGACGACGACGCGGACCAGCGCGACGGAGCGCAGCAGGTCGAGATAGCGGTCGCGGCCCGGGCGGGGAGGCGGCCCGGCGGCCGCCAGGTCCGGCGTCCCGGCGGCCGTGGAGCTGTGGCTCATGCGACCGGCCTCCGGTCCTCACTGCTGCGCCGCTGGTTCGGTATCACTCCGGGCGCCTCCACCGTTCCCGTACGCCGCAGCTTCTGCCAGCGCAGCCGGCCGCCGGTCAGCGCCGTTATCCAGGACTGCAGCAGTACGACGTACATCAGCTGCCGGTAGAGGAGCTGCTGGAGAGGCAGCGAGATCAGATGGATCATGCGCTCGCGGTCGAGCCGGAAGGCGTACGCGGCGCAGACGATCTGGATCGCGAGGACTCCGAGCCAGGCGGCGATCGTCTTCTGGGTGGGGCCGAAGACCAGTCCGTACAGCAGGAAGACGTCGATCAGCGGGGCCAGCAGCGGCGCGAGGACCATGAAGAGGGAGACCAGCGGCAGGCCCACCCGGCCGAAGCGGCCCGAAGCTCCGCGTTCGACCAGGGCGCCGCGGTGCTTCCAGATTGCCTGCATGGTGCCGTACGACCACCGGTAGCGCTGGGACCACAGCTGCTGCACGGTCTCCGGCGCCTCGGTCCAGGCGCGCGCCCGCTCGGCGTAGACGACGCGCCAGCCGTCGCGGTGCATGGCCATGGTGATGTCGGTGTCCTCGGCGAGGGTGTCCTCGCTCATGCCGCCGACGCGCTCCAGGGCCTGGCGGCGGAAGGCGCCGACCGCACCGGGGATGGTGGGCATGCAGCCCAGCAGGTCGTACATTCTGCGGTCCAGGTTGAAGCCCATCACGTACTCGATGTGCTGCCAGGCCCCGATCAGGCTGTCGCGGTTGCCGACCTTGGCGTTGCCCGCGACCGCGCCGACGCGCATGTCTCCGAAGGGCTGTACCAGCTCGCCCACGGTCGACGGCTCGAAGACGGTGTCGCCGTCCATCATCACGACGATCTCGTAACGGGCGTGCCGGATGCCGTTGTTGAGGGCTGCGGGCTTTCCGGAATTCTCCTGGCGTACAACGCGGACATTCGGCAGCCGCAGCGCCTCGACGATGTCCGCGGTGCCGTCGGTGGAGCCGTCGTCGATGACGATGACCTCGATGGGATGGTCGCTCGCCATCAGCGAACGCACCGTGTTGGTTATGCACTCGCGTTCGTTGTACGCGGGGACGAGCACGGACACGGGTCCGGTGATCGGCGGGCCCCAGCTGAAGCCGGGCCTGCGCACCTTGCGGGCGTGCGCGAAGGAGAGCAGCAGCATCAGCCCGAAGCGCGCGAAGACCAGCACACCGATCGCGGCCAGGCCGACGACCAGGACCTCGGTGGTGTTCTCCGAGAAGGCGACGGCGGCGACGAACGCCTTGCCCTTCCACAGCTCGGGACCGGTGACGACGGTGTGGGCGCTGGGGGCGCCGAGCGCCTCGGTGAGGTTGGCGAAGCGGTAGCCCCTGGCCTTCATCTGCGGCAGGAAGCGGCCGAGGGCGGCGACGGTCTGGGAGCGGTCGCCGCCGGAGTCGTGCATCAGCACGATCGAGCCCTGGGTGCCCTTGGGTGTGGCCTGCTTGATGATCGCGTCGACGCCGGGGCGCTTCCAGTCCTCGGAGTCGGTGTTGTTGAGGGCGGTGATGTAGCCGCGGCTG
This portion of the Streptomyces sp. NBC_01750 genome encodes:
- a CDS encoding nitrate/nitrite transporter, which translates into the protein MAGRWIEQWDPEDETFWRATGEKIARRNLAFSVLSEHIGFSIWTLWSVMVLFMGPQYGIDPAGKFFLIATATLVGAVIRVPYTFAVARFGGRNWTIFSALMLLLPTGAAYAVMEPGTSYTTFLVVAALTGVGGGNFASSMTNINSFFPLRKKGWALGLNAGGGNIGVPVVQLVGLLVIGTAGATHPRVVLGLYIPLIVLAAVCAALWMDNLAPVKNDTGAAKEAVRDAHTWIMAFLYIGTFGSFIGYSFAFGLVLQTQFGRTPLQAASLTFIGPLLGSLIRPVGGLLADRFGGARITLWNFVAMAAATGVVVAASIQESLSVFLIGFIALFVLTGLGNGSTYKMIPGIFNAKALAKGMTGEAADAYGRRLSGASMGLIGAVGALGGLGINLAFRQSFLTAGTGTSAFIAFLAFYAACSVVTWAVYLRRPAVTPVPAEEAEAAETKPQLGYARV
- a CDS encoding acyltransferase family protein codes for the protein MSHSSTAAGTPDLAAAGPPPRPGRDRYLDLLRSVALVRVVVYHIFGWAWLTILFPSMGVMFALAGSLMARSLSRPALGVIRGRIRRLLPPLWAFSAFLVPLMFLGGWKPDKKDGLWWWADLLNYLFPVGAPPFPWSLGDKSGLLETTWAVQAGEPLWYLRTYLWFVIASPLLLWAFRKAPWATLLAPVALCAVVGTDLVKIPGETGYAIVDFATFGACWILGFAHHEGLLQQIPRHLALSSSALVMAFGLWWASGHQTVDGWDLNDIPLAQATWSLGFVVILLQYSPSWQQLPGGLARFDKYVTLSNNRAVTIYLWHNTLIMATIPLLDLLWDIPFVDAHLGGALEAVYTPLMFVVVWPLIGLIIVAVGWIEDLAAKRRPRLWPTGARKAKDGSHRR
- a CDS encoding glycosyltransferase, which codes for MRYLLPVVFLVALLAMLMLRGYVHSEILADHRVRPPVATDQVPDEILEGGPVIDARGKAAPRALSIPDKQLVLTFDDGPDPVWTPKVLDKLKQYNAHGVFFVTGTMTSRHPELVERMVREGHEVGLHTFNHPDLSFQSTSRIDWELSQNQLAIAGAAGIRTSLFRPPYSSFADAMDNKSWPVTQYIGSRGYITALNNTDSEDWKRPGVDAIIKQATPKGTQGSIVLMHDSGGDRSQTVAALGRFLPQMKARGYRFANLTEALGAPSAHTVVTGPELWKGKAFVAAVAFSENTTEVLVVGLAAIGVLVFARFGLMLLLSFAHARKVRRPGFSWGPPITGPVSVLVPAYNERECITNTVRSLMASDHPIEVIVIDDGSTDGTADIVEALRLPNVRVVRQENSGKPAALNNGIRHARYEIVVMMDGDTVFEPSTVGELVQPFGDMRVGAVAGNAKVGNRDSLIGAWQHIEYVMGFNLDRRMYDLLGCMPTIPGAVGAFRRQALERVGGMSEDTLAEDTDITMAMHRDGWRVVYAERARAWTEAPETVQQLWSQRYRWSYGTMQAIWKHRGALVERGASGRFGRVGLPLVSLFMVLAPLLAPLIDVFLLYGLVFGPTQKTIAAWLGVLAIQIVCAAYAFRLDRERMIHLISLPLQQLLYRQLMYVVLLQSWITALTGGRLRWQKLRRTGTVEAPGVIPNQRRSSEDRRPVA